From the genome of Hemiscyllium ocellatum isolate sHemOce1 chromosome 11, sHemOce1.pat.X.cur, whole genome shotgun sequence:
GGGAGGaatgtctgggtaggatgctcttcagagggtcagtgcagacttgatgggccgaatggccacttTCCACACTCTGGCAGTTCAATGATTCTGAGCTCAGGGTCAGAGTCATTAATGAAGGATCCCAGGGAATTGGAAGTTTGAAATTCCTGGAAATTCCCACATATGTTTGTGTCAGATTTTCTCAGAAAATCCAGAGATCGGAAGGTTTGGGTTCATATGCTCACCTTAAATTTACATTTACCGTTAACTTTTCTAAATTGGCCTACAGCCAATAAATTATGAAATATGTCAGTCATATCCAAAAAATTAAGAATGGCTCTATTGGAGATCTTTACGTGCTCATGAACAAAATTGTTGAACAGTGATGTTCTGAATCTAAAAACTTGAGGAATTTCAATTGTAACAAGGTTCCAATTAGATTCACTTTCATTAATAACAGCCTTCTGTTtatgcagagtcatagagtcatagagtcatagagatgtacagcatggaaacagaccctttggtccaacacgtccatgccgaccagatatcccaacccaatctagtcccacctgccagcacctgaccctctagtcccatttgccttggtccatatccctctaaactcttcctattcatatatccatccacataccttttaaatgatgtaattgtaccagcctccaccacttcctctggcagctcattccatacacgcaccacccactgcatgaaaaagttgtcccttaagtcccttttagatctttcccctctcacctgaaacctatgtcctctagttcacAGATTTGATCATTTTCTGCCTATCCCACAAATCAGAAGATCATATTTTGATTCGACATAGACTGAGGACACACTGTAGAACAAAAGCCAGGCAGATAATTATCAACCTGAACTCAGCTCAAACGGACCTTATTTAATCCTGCAGTATTGGGCAAAAGTTAAGATATTGCTTTAAGTGAAAATATCAGGCAGAGGAACAATGAAATATAACATTAGGAAGAGATCAGTGAAATACCAATCTTTCTGATTACCCTCATTGTCTTGTTATTTATTTAACAGTGACTAAACGTGGTAACAGCTTCACCCTAGTAACAAAAAAAATACTGCACCAGAACAAATGGTTATTAAAATGGTTGATAATCTTCATAATGAACAAAAGCTTAATACAAAAGCACTTTTTACAGACATAGAAGTAACTAGTAAAAATAAGTTTCAACATACTAGGAATTCAGGAGTAACCTTATACTGAGTAATATCTGAGAATTCCCAGTTACttaaaacatgcatcattctatTTAAAAAATCTACAGTTTTAACCTTTAAAGACAATTATATCATTATCATAATGCTGTATTTCTAATATATGTAGATTTAATCAAGAGCTGCACACTTTCTGGTGCCTTAATATCAACGGAGATTGAAGATTAAAATGCAATGGCAATCAACAGCAAGGCAGTGGGGTTGGGAGGACAATGGTGACTCCATTTAATCCAACATCTCATGAATTCTTCGCATCAGTATCTTGCATGTCATTGTTCCTGTGGGAGAAGGAGCTGATGATCCTGGTCGATGAGTTTCTCCGGTTGTACAGTTTAATGGATCCACTCTGAGCCATATCAGTAAACTGGACCTGGAAGTGATCTTCCATGAAATAGTAAATAAAAGGGTTGATGCAGCTATTAGCAAAACCAAGGCAAATTACAATTGGCTTTGCAGTGTCGATCGCAGTGATGGCTCGACAATTGGTAATGAAATTCATCTTTGACAATGCGTCGAGGAAGGTTACTACATGAAATGGCAACCAGCAGATGAAAAAAGCCAACACTACTGCAAACACCATCCACAATGCTTTGTCTCGCTTATGTTTGTTCTTCTCTCGTACTTCCATTCTCCTCAAATGATAGGCAACAGAACCATAGCATGCGCTTATTACTGTGAAGGGAATGAAGAAGCCCAAAGTATTTTTCATCAAAGACATGGCCGCAGACCAGTGATTGGAGTTCTCGGGGGGGTAAACCATTGCGCACACCGTATTTCCCAAATTCTCCAAATAGTGGGCACGCAGGAAGTAAATGGCTGGAAAGGTTGCAACCAAAGCCAAAGTCCATACAAGGATTATGACACAGCGAGCTTGACATAGAGATTTCTCAGACTGGGATCCAAAAGGATGGCGTATTACCACATAACGATCAAAACTCAGGCATGTGATGAAATATATACTGGCGTACAAATTCAGGGACTCAAGCGAGCTGCATATTTTACACATCACTGACCCAAAATGCCAACTATACCCAGTAGCGTAATAGACCGCCCAAATGGGAAGGGTAGATAGAAACACCAGGTTGGCAATTGATAAATTGATTATGTAAATATTAGAAACAGTTTTCAAATGAGAACGATGACATAGAACGGCAATCACCACACTGTTTCCAATAAATCCCAAGATGAAGATGATACTGTAGACAGCAGGGATGGCATTGGAAATAAATTGGGATGGTACAACAACATTGCATGATTGCTCAGATGCGTTCTGTACAGAAGGTGTCATAAACTGTGAATAAGTTGTATCATTAGAAATGTCTGTGATATAGTCAGCAAGGAGGGTAAAACGCATTGTGTCCATCTTTGTTGAGGCAAGATCTTGGCTGGTAGTGTTTTTCATTGGCTGTTGTACCTATGAAACATTCAAAGCCACACTCTTAATACAAGGGGAgacgatttttaaaaaagtctctgTTCTACTTTCATAAACATTTGTAACACTTCAGAATAATATCTGGATTTGCAATGCACTGGACAATGCATAAGTTATTATTCACTCAAGAAATCTCTTTGTGAAACTCACTTGATCAAATTAAGAATAGGATTTTAGCAAAAAGCTAAACACAGGTACAAATCTGTTATTCCAATTCATGTTCACATCCATAttttcactgaaatgtacgagGCCAGGAAcatggtcattcccctcaagaacaagtataccgttttggatacttgtgggggggatgacttaccaggggcaagcaacgaggttcaggcctctggcacggagcctggccccgttgctcagaagggtagggtggagaaaggtagagcaatagttcttggggactcgatagtgaggggtacagacagacggttttgtgggggcgacagggactcacgtttggtatgttgcctcccaggtgcaagggtacgtgatgtcgctgatcgtgttttccgggtccttaagggggagggggagcagccccagatcgtggtccacgttggcaccaacgatataggtaggaagaagggtgaggatgtcagacaggctttcagggagctaggttggaagctcagagttagaacaaacagagttgtagtctctggtttgttacccgtgccacatgatagagagtcgaggaatagggagagagagcagttaaatgcgtggctacagggatggtgcaggagggagggattccggtttctggacaactggggtcctttctggggaaggtgggacctctataaaaaggatgggctacacctgaacctgaggggcaccagtgtccttggggggaggtttgctagtgctctttgggagggtttaaactaactccgcgggggcatgggaaccaggactgtagctttagggtacaggaccttgagtgtagggaggttaggaataatgcagcgatctctaaggagggtgcctgtaaccagaaaggtggattgaagtgtgtatacttcaatgccagaagtataaggaataaggtaggtgaacttgcagcgtgggttggtacctgggacttcgatgttgtggccattacagagacgtgggtagaactgggacaagaatggctgttgcacgttccagggttcaaatgttttagtaggatcagacatgggggtaaaaaagggggaggcgtggcattacttgtcaaagacagtatcacagcagtggaatggacgatggaagaggacttgccatctgaggtagtttgggctgaggttagaaataggaaaggtgaggtcaccctgttaggtgttttctacaggcctcctaatagtcctagagaagtagaggataatattgcgaggatgattcaggaaaagagtgaaggtagcagggtggttgttatgggggactttaacttcccagatattgactgggagagctatagctcgagttcattagatgggtcggtgtttgtacaatgtgtgcaggagggtttcctgacacaatatgtcgacaggccaacaagaggggaggctatattggatttggttctaggtaatgaaccaggccaggtgttagacttggaggtaggtgagcacttcggggacagtgaccacaactcggtgacttttactctagtgatggagagggataatcgtgcgccgcagggcaagagctatagctgggggcagggaaattatgatgcagtgaggcatgacttaggatgtgtggattggaaaaacaggcttcaagagaagaacactaatgagatgtggggattgttcaaggagcagctactgcgtgtcctcgataggtatgtaccagtcaggcatggtgtaaagggccttgtgaggcagccgtggtttagtaaggaattggagtcccttgtgaaagggaagaaggcggcatatgtaaagatgaggcgtgaaggttcagtaggggcgattgagagttataaggtagccaggaaggagctaaaga
Proteins encoded in this window:
- the LOC132820196 gene encoding type-2 angiotensin II receptor-like, whose translation is MKNTTSQDLASTKMDTMRFTLLADYITDISNDTTYSQFMTPSVQNASEQSCNVVVPSQFISNAIPAVYSIIFILGFIGNSVVIAVLCHRSHLKTVSNIYIINLSIANLVFLSTLPIWAVYYATGYSWHFGSVMCKICSSLESLNLYASIYFITCLSFDRYVVIRHPFGSQSEKSLCQARCVIILVWTLALVATFPAIYFLRAHYLENLGNTVCAMVYPPENSNHWSAAMSLMKNTLGFFIPFTVISACYGSVAYHLRRMEVREKNKHKRDKALWMVFAVVLAFFICWLPFHVVTFLDALSKMNFITNCRAITAIDTAKPIVICLGFANSCINPFIYYFMEDHFQVQFTDMAQSGSIKLYNRRNSSTRIISSFSHRNNDMQDTDAKNS